In the genome of Apodemus sylvaticus chromosome 2, mApoSyl1.1, whole genome shotgun sequence, one region contains:
- the Mcm2 gene encoding DNA replication licensing factor MCM2, producing MAESSESFSASSPAPQRRRISDPLTSSPGRSSRRGDALTSSPGRDLPPFEDESEGLLGTEGPMEEEEDGEELIGDGMERDYRPIPELDVYEAEGLALDDEDVEELTASQREAAERAMRQRDREAGRGLGRMRRGLLYDSDEEDEERPARKRRHAERATEDGEEDEEMIESIENLEDLKGHTVREWVSMAGPRLEIHHRFKNFLRTHVDSHGHNVFKERISDMCKENRESLVVNYEDLAAREHVLAYFLPEAPAELLQIFDEAALEVVLAMYPKYDRITNHIHVRISHLPLVEELRSLRQLHLNQLIRTSGVVTSCTGVLPQLSMVKYNCSKCNFILGPFCQSQNQEVKPGSCPECQSTGPFEINMEETIYQNYQRIRIQESPGKVAAGRLPRSKDAILLADLVDSCKPGDEIELTGIYHNNYDGSLNTANGFPVFATIILANHVAKKDNKVAVGELTDEDVKMITSLSKDQQIGEKIFASIAPSIYGHEDIKRGLALALFGGEPKNPGGKHKVRGDINVLLCGDPGTAKSQFLKYIEKVSSRAIFTTGQGASAVGLTAYVQRHPVSREWTLEAGALVLADRGVCLIDEFDKMNDQDRTSIHEAMEQQSISISKAGIVTSLQARCTVIAAANPIGGRYDPSLTFSENVDLTEPIISRFDVLCVVRDTVDPVQDEMLARFVVGSHVRHHPSNKKDEGLTNTLEPAMPNTYGVEPLPQEVLKKYIIYAKERVRPKLNQMDQDKVARMYSDLRKESMATGSIPITVRHIESMIRMAEAHARMHLRDYVMEDDVNMAIRVMLESFIDTQKFSVMRSMRKTFARYLSFRRDNNDLLLFILKQLVAEQVTYQRNRFGAQQDTIEIPEKDLMDKARQINIHNLSAFYDSDLFKINKFTRDLKRKLILQQF from the exons ATGGCG GAGTCTTCTGAGTCCTTCTCAGCATCTAGCCCTGCCCCTCAGCGGCGCCGGATCAGTGATCCCCTCACCTCCAGCCCAGGCCGCAGCTCCAGACGAGGGGATGCCCTGACCTCCAGCCCTGGCAGAGACCTCCCCCCATTTGAGGATGAGTCTGAGGGGCTGTTGGGCACGGAGGGGcccatggaggaagaagaggatggagaggaactCATTGGTGATGGCATGGAAAG AGACTACCGTCCCATTCCAGAGCTCGATGTCTACGAGGCAGAGGGATTGGCCCTGGATGATGAAGATGTGGAGGAGCTGACAGCCAGTCAGAGGGAGGCAGCTGAGCGGGCCATGAGGCAGCGGGACCGCGAGGCTGGCAGAGGCCTGGGACGCATGCGCCGGGGGCTGctgtatg ACAGCGACGAGGAAGACGAGGAACGGCCTGCCCGCAAGCGCCGCCATGCAGAGCGCGCCACGGAGGATGGCGAGGAGGATGAAGAGATGATCGAGAGTATTGAGAACCTGGAGGACCTCAAGGGCCACACGGTCCGCGAGTGGGTGAGCATGGCGGGGCCCAGGCTGGAGATCCACCACCGCTTTAAGAATTTCCTGCGCACCCACGTGGACAGCCATGGCCACAATGTCTTCAAAGAGCGCATCAGTGACATGTGCAAAG AGAACCGTGAGAGTTTGGTGGTAAATTATGAAGACCTGGCAGCCCGGGAGCATGTGTTGGCGTACTTCCTGCCGGAGGCACCGGCCGAGCTGCTGCAGATCTTCGATGAGGCCGCCCTGGAGGTCGTGCTGGCCATGTACCCTAAGTATGACCGCATCACCAACCACATCCATGTGCGCATCTCCCACCTGCCTCTGGTGGAGGAGCTGCGCTCCCTGAGGCAGCTGCACCTGAACCAGCTGATCCGCACCAGCGGCGTGGTGACCAGCTGCACCGGAGTCCTGCCCCAGCTCAGCATGGTCAAGTATAACTGTAGCAAGTGCAACTTTATACTGGGGCCTTTCTGCCAGTCTCAGAACCAGGAGGTGAAGCCCGGCTCCTGCCCTGAGTGCCAGTCGACTGGGCCCTTTGAGATCAACATGGAGGAG ACCATCTATCAGAACTACCAACGTATCCGCATCCAGGAGAGTCCCGGCAAGGTGGCGGCTGGCCGGCTGCCCCGCTCCaaggatgccattctccttgctGATCTGGTGGACAGCTGCAAGCCAGGAGACGAGATA GAGCTGACCGGCATTTACCACAATAACTATGATGGCTCACTTAACACCGCCAATGGCTTCCCAGTCTTCGCCACTATCATCTTGGCCAACCATGTTGCCAAGAAGGACAACAAAGTAGCTGTGGGTGAGCTCACTGATGAAGACGTGAAGATGATCACCAGTCTTTCCAAGGATCAGCAGATCGGAGAGAAG aTTTTTGCCAGCATTGCTCCGTCCATCTATGGGCATGAAGACATCAAGAGAGGCCTGGCTCTGGCCCTGTTTGGAGGGGAGCCCAAGAACCCAG GTGGAAAGCACAAGGTTCGAGGTGACATCAACGTGCTCTTATGTGGGGACCCTGGCACAGCAAAGTCCCAGTTCCTCAAATACATTGAGAAAGTGTCTAGCCGTGCCATCTTCACCACCGGCCAGGGTGCATCCGCCGTGGGTCTTACCGCGTATGTTCAGCGGCACCCTGTCAGCAGAGAGTGGACCTTGGAGGCTGGAGCCCTGGTTCTGGCCGACCGGGGTGTGTGTCTCATTGATGAGTTTGACAAG ATGAATGACCAGGACAGGACCAGCATCCACGAGGCCATGGAACAGCAAAGCATCTCCATCTCCAAGGCCGGCATCGTTACCTCGCTGCAAGCCCGCTGCACCGTCATAGCTGCCGCCAACCCCATAG GGGGCCGCTACGACCCTTCACTGACCTTCTCAGAGAACGTAGACCTCACAGAGCCCATCATCTCCCGCTTTGATGTCCTGTGTGTGGTGAGGGACACTGTTGATCCAGTTCAG GATGAGATGCTCGCCCGCTTTGTGGTTGGCAGCCACGTCAGACACCACCCCAGCAACAAGAAGGACGAGGGGCTGACCAACACCTTGGAGCCAGCCATGCCCAACACATACGGCGTGGAGCCCCTGCCTCAGGAGGTCCTGAAGAAGTATATCATCTACGCCAAGGAAAGGGTCCGCCCAAAGCTCAACCAGATGGACCAGGACAAAGTGGCCAGGATGTACAGCGACCTGAGGAAGGAGTCCATG GCAACGGGCAGTATTCCCATCACGGTGCGCCACATCGAGTCCATGATCCGCATGGCAGAGGCCCATGCGCGCATGCACCTACGGGACTACGTGATGGAAGACGATGTCAACATGGCCATCCGCGTGATGCTGGAGAGCTTCATTGACACCCAAAAGTTCAGCGTCATGCGGAGCATGCGCAAG ACTTTTGCCCGGTATCTCTCCTTCCGGCGAGATAACAATGATCTGCTGCTCTTCATACTGAAGCAGTTGGTGGCTGAGCAGGTGACATACCAACGCAACCGCTTTGGGGCCCAGCAGGACACGATTGAAATACCTGAGAAGGACCTGATGGACAAG GCCAGGCAGATCAATATCCACAACCTCTCTGCCTTCTATGACAGCGACCTCTTCAAAATCAACAAGTTCACCCGTGACCTGAAACGCAAGCTGATCCTACAGCAGTTCTGA